A genome region from Hevea brasiliensis isolate MT/VB/25A 57/8 chromosome 9, ASM3005281v1, whole genome shotgun sequence includes the following:
- the LOC110645138 gene encoding pentatricopeptide repeat-containing protein At4g02820, mitochondrial — translation MPLPNPQSKKIRLVCCEMLLRFIHFRATVAAAARHFSAEAAAQKAVGRGGATARTGGGGDTLGRRLFSLVYAKRSAVIAIGKWKAEGHKVQKYQLNRIVRELRKLKRYKHALEVCEWMTQQQDIKLMQGDYAVHLDLIAKVRGLSSAEKFFEDLRDEMRGWQTCTALLHTYVNYKLIEKAEALMEKMSECSFLKNPLPYNHMLSLYVANGQLEKVPEVIKELKKNTSPDVVTYNLWLRACASQNDVETAKKVLVELKKAKVDPDWITYSTLTNLYIKNQLIENAASTLKEMEKRASRKNRLAYSSLLSLHTNMGDRDGVHRIWNKMKSCFRKMNDAEYTSMMSSLVKLEEIEEAQNLYSEWESVSGRSDPQVPNILLAAYINRNQMEEAENFHHHMVQNGFRPCYTTWELLTWGHLKSKQMDKVLDYFKKAISSVKKWNPDKILVREVFKNLEEKGIVEEAEEFLVMLQKAGHVSTEIYNSVLRTYKNAGKMPLIVAERMKKDNVDLDEETHRLIKATCSMCVSEVSSFVS, via the exons ATGCCATTACCAAACCCACAGTCGAAGAAGATTCGACTCGTATGTTGCGAAATGTTGCTCCGGTTCATTCATTTTCGGGCAACTGTTGCGGCCGCCGCTCGCCACTTCTCGGCTGAAGCGGCTGCGCAGAAGGCTGTCGGGAGAGGCGGCGCAACGGCAAGAACAGGTGGCGGGGGAGACACGCTGGGTAGGAGACTGTTTAGCCTGGTTTATGCGAAACGCAGTGCCGTAATTGCAATAGGGAAGTGGAAAGCAGAGGGCCACAAGGTGCAGAAGTATCAGCTTAATCGGATTGTTAGAGAGCTCCGAAAGCTCAAGCGGTACAAGCACGCTCTCGAG GTTTGTGAATGGATGACACAACAGCAAGATATCAAGCTCATGCAAGGTGACTATGCTGTGCACTTGGACTTGATTGCAAAGGTTCGTGGTCTAAGTAGTGCAGAGAAATTTTTTGAAGATCTCCGAGATGAAATGAGAGGCTGGCAAACCTGTACTGCTCTTCTTCATACTTACGTCAACTATAAGTTGATTGAAAAGGCTGAGGCTTTAATGGAGAAGATGTCTGAATGTAGTTTCTTGAAGAATCCCCTTCCTTACAACCATATGCTATCTCTGTACGTTGCAAATGGGCAATTGGAGAAGGTTCCTGAAGTCATAAAGGAGTTGAAGAAAAACACTTCACCAGATGTTGTTACTTACAATCTGTGGCTGAGGGCATGTGCCTCACAGAATGATGTTGAAACTGCGAAAAAAGTCTTAGTGGAGTTGAAGAAAGCAAAAGTTGATCCAGACTGGATAACATATAGCACATTAACCAACTTATATATAAAAAACCAACTCATTGAAAATGCAGCATCGACTTTGAAAGAGATGGAGAAAAGGGCTTCGAGGAAAAATCGACTCGCTTATTCTTCCCTCCTCAGTTTGCATACAAACATGGGAGATAGGGATGGGGTACATCGGATCTGGAATAAAATGAAATCATGCTTTCGCAAAATGAATGATGCTGAATATACCTCTATGATGTCTTCCCTTGTGAAActtgaggagattgaagaagcacaGAATCTTTACTCTGAGTGGGAGTCAGTTTCTGGACGGAGTGATCCCCAGGTCCCAAACATTCTCCTTGCAGCTTATATCAATAGAAACCAGATGGAAGAAGCTGAAAATTTTCATCATCATATGGTGCAAAATGGCTTCCGTCCTTGTTACACTACTTGGGAACTTCTAACATGGGGTCATTTGAAATCAAAGCAGATGGATAAAGTTTTAGATTATTTTAAGAAGGCTATTAGTAGTGTTAAGAAGTGGAATCCTGACAAAATTTTGGTTAGAGAAGTATTTAAGAATCTTGAGGAGAAAGGGATTGTTGAAGAAGCAGAGGAATTTTTGGTTATGCTTCAGAAAGCTGGCCATGTGAGTACAGAGATATATAATTCTGTTCTACGAACTTATAAAAACGCAGGTAAAATGCCCCTAATAGTTGCAGAGCGTATGAAGAAAGATAATGTTGATTTAGATGAAGAAACACATAGGCTCATAAAAGCTACTTGCAGCATGTGTGTGAGTGAAGTCTCAAGTTTTGTGTCTTGA